CTCCAGGATCGCCGACAGGTACATCCACGACGCCGCGTTGACGTAGAAGCTGCCCAGCAGGAGCGCCAGGCTGACGCCCAGCCCGGCCGTGGCGCGACCCAGAAACAACCCAATCGGCAGCGCGGCGTATACGATGAAGTCGGTAACAATGTCCAGGTAGCCGCCGAAGTCGGTCCGTTGGTCGGTTGCCCGCGCCAGCATGCCGTCCAGACCATCCAGGATGCGGTTGAGCAGCCACAGGGCCAACGCCAGGGCGACCATTTGCCTGGTCGCCAGCGCGGCGGCGCTCAAGCCGATGACCAGCGCCAGCAGCGTAACGGCATTGGGCGACACCCCGCCCAGTGCTAACGCGCCAGGCCTCAAGATCTGGTCTTTGTAACCACGCAGGGTGTGATCCAACATGATTCGCTCCTCGCTGCTGCGTCAGCGCCGCGCTGCCTTGGCGACCTGTTTGCCCATCATGAAGCGCCGTAGAGTGGGATGTGCGCCCCG
This genomic stretch from Caldilineales bacterium harbors:
- a CDS encoding CDP-alcohol phosphatidyltransferase family protein, with amino-acid sequence MSPNAVTLLALVIGLSAAALATRQMVALALALWLLNRILDGLDGMLARATDQRTDFGGYLDIVTDFIVYAALPIGLFLGRATAGLGVSLALLLGSFYVNAASWMYLSAILEKRRAGASARGELTTVTMPAGLVGGTETILFYSAFLIWPGALRWLFPTMAALVMMGVCQRLWWARRHLFTPQIPQAKRPAGEFVVRAVVESAMEEAPV